The following are encoded in a window of Gramella sp. MT6 genomic DNA:
- a CDS encoding DsbA family protein, whose translation MKTENFNLIYIWDGYCGWCFGFSKELTKFVKNHPELPVTVLPGGLFTGDKTLTISHYSHILGANQRITQLTGVEFGEPYNRLLEEGSFVLNSEDAARGFVALRHFTPTKQYDIANAMMKLFYQEGKSLSKPETFGEIAQNFGLDAQDVMEYYSTDKALEVAKELFNIVQETGINSYPTLLLQNGKDMIKIDGGVATLEKIEHNLEHAKGALASQS comes from the coding sequence ATGAAAACTGAAAATTTTAACCTGATATATATTTGGGATGGCTATTGCGGTTGGTGCTTTGGTTTTTCAAAAGAGCTGACTAAGTTTGTTAAAAACCATCCGGAACTGCCAGTTACTGTTTTGCCGGGTGGTTTATTTACGGGGGATAAAACGCTGACTATTTCCCATTATTCTCACATCCTCGGAGCAAATCAGCGTATTACTCAATTAACAGGAGTTGAATTTGGTGAGCCGTACAACAGGCTTTTGGAAGAAGGCAGCTTTGTGTTGAACTCTGAAGATGCAGCAAGAGGTTTTGTGGCGTTAAGGCATTTTACTCCAACTAAACAATATGATATAGCCAATGCGATGATGAAGTTATTTTATCAAGAAGGAAAAAGCTTAAGTAAACCTGAAACATTCGGAGAAATCGCACAAAATTTTGGTCTGGATGCTCAAGATGTCATGGAGTATTATTCTACAGATAAAGCTTTAGAAGTCGCGAAGGAACTATTTAATATAGTTCAGGAAACAGGGATAAATAGCTATCCCACGTTGTTGCTACAAAATGGCAAAGACATGATTAAAATTGATGGTGGTGTTGCAACTTTAGAGAAAATAGAGCATAATCTAGAGCATGCAAAAGGTGCTTTAGCTTCTCAATCCTAA
- a CDS encoding NAD(P)H-binding protein has protein sequence MKKVVVIGATGFVGSQLINELVRRNFEVTGISRNKQQSDRDNLSYAGVNINEVENLATVIKGSDVVISAFSPAADQPNLIEDFLKGSKAIQQAVKQSGVRKLIIIGGAGSLLNDEGRQIVDTLPQDLTFIPKAKAARDYFEIIKKEEDLD, from the coding sequence ATGAAAAAAGTAGTAGTTATTGGTGCCACAGGTTTTGTTGGCAGTCAGCTTATTAACGAATTAGTAAGAAGAAATTTTGAGGTAACTGGCATTTCAAGAAATAAACAACAGTCAGATAGAGATAATCTGTCTTATGCTGGCGTAAATATTAATGAGGTTGAAAATTTGGCAACTGTAATAAAAGGTTCTGATGTAGTTATTAGCGCATTTAGTCCTGCCGCTGATCAGCCAAATTTGATCGAGGATTTCCTAAAAGGGTCGAAGGCCATTCAGCAGGCCGTTAAACAATCTGGAGTTAGAAAATTGATCATTATTGGAGGAGCAGGAAGTTTACTTAATGATGAGGGTAGGCAAATTGTTGACACCTTGCCGCAGGATCTAACATTTATTCCGAAGGCAAAAGCGGCGCGAGATTACTTCGAAATTATCAAAAAAGAAGAAGACCTTGACTAG
- a CDS encoding helix-turn-helix domain-containing protein encodes MKNDKSNISKPCQLYVKGVKDTQDLMSGKWKTVIIAALYNTGKFRFMELVRHIDGISPKMLSQELKDLEANNLIERKVLDTMPIAVEYELTPYGKSLGNVVDAMSDWGRKYRKAVVENTSQ; translated from the coding sequence ATGAAAAATGATAAGTCTAACATCTCAAAACCCTGCCAGCTGTATGTAAAGGGAGTGAAGGATACTCAGGATTTGATGAGTGGAAAATGGAAAACTGTAATTATTGCCGCATTGTATAATACCGGGAAATTCAGGTTTATGGAGCTTGTGCGACATATTGATGGGATCTCACCAAAAATGTTATCTCAAGAACTCAAAGATCTTGAAGCAAATAATCTCATTGAACGAAAAGTTTTGGACACTATGCCTATCGCTGTGGAATATGAACTAACTCCTTATGGAAAAAGCCTTGGCAACGTCGTGGATGCGATGAGCGACTGGGGAAGGAAATATCGCAAAGCGGTTGTAGAAAATACATCTCAATAA
- a CDS encoding two-component regulator propeller domain-containing protein — MNKLKLIYLFLISSLLVLNSCSKEDNSTEINHPLGLTSWELITEIEGVNIDKAFRLHIDEDKVLWVGTFGNGLIKIEGDNVTQLTTENSTIPDDIIYAIDSDNDGFVWGGTGNGLFKYKEDLTVYNSTNSDMILDHALCIALDKANNVWFANGNSEEGGLMKFDQTENNWHLYTPDNSDIPNGIVKDVHITEDGTVWTAHGMANGVGGIWKKSTDGQEKVYNTDNSNLNYNWITTIKHDEEGNIWAGTDAAVYLNGVDLHGGIQILMNDEFIDHNPANSGGTTNRVTAMEFDCNGNLWVATSVDAPTFNLEHELSVYNGEKWFVLSNEIENFPNLYISDIEVDGDTVWISAPDYGLIKISLECD; from the coding sequence ATGAATAAATTGAAACTTATATACCTGTTCTTAATATCATCTCTTTTGGTATTAAATAGTTGTTCTAAAGAAGATAACTCTACGGAAATAAATCATCCATTAGGTCTAACCTCATGGGAGCTGATTACAGAAATTGAAGGAGTAAATATCGATAAGGCTTTTCGGCTTCACATTGATGAAGACAAAGTACTTTGGGTAGGTACTTTCGGTAATGGGTTGATAAAAATTGAAGGTGATAATGTAACTCAATTGACAACGGAAAACTCTACAATACCTGATGACATAATCTATGCTATAGATTCAGATAATGACGGATTTGTTTGGGGAGGAACCGGAAATGGTTTATTTAAATACAAGGAAGATTTAACTGTATATAATTCAACTAACTCAGATATGATCCTGGACCATGCTCTCTGTATTGCTCTAGACAAAGCTAACAATGTATGGTTTGCAAACGGCAATTCTGAGGAGGGCGGTCTTATGAAATTTGATCAAACAGAAAATAATTGGCATCTATATACTCCTGACAATAGTGATATTCCTAATGGAATTGTAAAAGATGTTCATATTACCGAAGATGGAACAGTCTGGACTGCACACGGAATGGCAAATGGTGTAGGTGGAATCTGGAAAAAAAGTACTGATGGGCAGGAAAAGGTCTATAATACAGATAATTCTAATTTAAATTATAATTGGATAACAACCATAAAACATGATGAAGAAGGTAATATATGGGCGGGTACTGATGCTGCTGTCTATTTGAATGGTGTAGATCTTCATGGAGGAATACAAATTTTAATGAACGACGAATTCATTGACCATAATCCCGCAAACTCAGGCGGAACAACAAACAGAGTTACCGCTATGGAGTTTGATTGTAATGGGAATCTTTGGGTCGCCACCTCTGTGGATGCACCAACATTTAATTTAGAACATGAATTATCTGTTTACAATGGAGAGAAATGGTTTGTACTATCCAATGAAATTGAAAATTTTCCTAATTTATACATTAGTGATATAGAAGTTGACGGAGATACAGTATGGATTTCTGCACCCGATTATGGTCTTATAAAAATAAGCTTAGAATGTGATTGA
- a CDS encoding amidohydrolase family protein gives MHVHSYSENDFGEREPTNDYYGIKGSASAEAHRAETFAAFKKWNIVKAMVSGNPQSVEEWAAKDSANRVIRGILIFSPDDYGLDSSKFEQMVKDKKIEVFGEVGPYYSGTTLSDSIWQPYLRICEKYDIPVAVHTGGGDPGGTYSWAPKARLKLGDPYLIEDVLVKYPKLRIYLMHNGGEEWHEHTLRLMAYYPQLYTDIAVMLWVEPNTQRTVTEFLKNAKHAGYLDRVMFGSDQMVWPYAIEKSITFLNSLDFLTDKEREGIFYDNAARFLKLN, from the coding sequence ATGCACGTTCATTCTTATTCAGAAAATGATTTTGGTGAGCGTGAACCAACAAACGATTACTATGGAATAAAAGGCTCTGCAAGTGCAGAAGCACATCGGGCCGAGACTTTTGCAGCATTTAAAAAATGGAATATTGTGAAGGCTATGGTAAGTGGCAATCCTCAAAGTGTGGAAGAATGGGCCGCAAAGGATAGCGCTAATCGAGTAATAAGGGGAATCTTAATTTTTTCTCCCGATGATTATGGCTTGGACAGTAGTAAGTTTGAGCAAATGGTAAAGGACAAAAAAATTGAAGTCTTTGGAGAAGTTGGGCCATATTATAGTGGTACAACACTTAGCGATTCTATTTGGCAGCCCTATTTACGTATTTGTGAAAAGTATGATATTCCTGTTGCCGTTCATACAGGTGGAGGCGACCCAGGTGGAACATATTCATGGGCTCCTAAAGCAAGGTTGAAATTGGGTGACCCCTATTTGATTGAAGATGTTTTGGTAAAATACCCAAAACTAAGAATTTATTTGATGCATAACGGTGGGGAAGAATGGCACGAACATACTTTGCGACTCATGGCTTATTATCCCCAATTATACACTGATATAGCTGTTATGCTATGGGTTGAGCCAAATACCCAGCGAACTGTAACAGAATTTCTGAAGAACGCAAAACACGCAGGTTATTTAGACAGAGTGATGTTTGGGTCAGACCAAATGGTTTGGCCATATGCTATTGAAAAATCAATTACTTTTCTTAATAGTCTGGATTTTCTTACTGATAAAGAAAGGGAAGGTATCTTCTATGACAATGCTGCAAGATTTTTAAAATTGAATTAA
- a CDS encoding cyclase family protein, which produces MNEIIDLSQEIYEGMPVYKDLPQVKMTIHNSHEEWNRIKNPTTITPAVHKLELGEHTGTHVDAINHMEIQHKGKSIEKMPLSMFYTEGVCLDFSNKSLRELIEPEEIELACLKANLEIKEGDTVLLYTDHYRKHFNTENWGNGPGISISCARWLGEKKIAGFGVETMSPGVSGISNREVHHICGEMNFTHYENLINLHSLIGRGRFRFIGLPLKIRGGTGYPCESCCGFRKQVKNLGQYV; this is translated from the coding sequence ATGAATGAAATAATAGATTTAAGTCAGGAAATATATGAAGGTATGCCAGTTTATAAAGACCTTCCTCAGGTTAAAATGACCATTCATAATTCTCATGAAGAATGGAATAGAATTAAAAACCCTACAACTATAACGCCTGCAGTCCATAAATTAGAATTAGGAGAACATACAGGAACTCATGTAGATGCCATTAACCATATGGAGATCCAGCATAAAGGAAAATCCATCGAAAAAATGCCTCTCTCTATGTTCTATACGGAAGGCGTATGTCTCGATTTTTCAAATAAAAGCCTAAGAGAATTAATTGAACCTGAGGAAATAGAACTTGCTTGCTTAAAAGCCAATTTGGAAATAAAAGAAGGTGATACTGTTTTACTTTATACAGATCATTACCGAAAACACTTTAACACAGAGAACTGGGGAAATGGACCTGGAATATCAATTTCGTGTGCAAGATGGTTAGGAGAAAAGAAAATAGCTGGATTTGGAGTAGAAACAATGTCTCCCGGAGTTTCAGGAATATCAAATAGAGAGGTCCATCATATTTGTGGAGAGATGAATTTTACTCACTACGAAAATTTGATAAATCTTCATAGTTTGATAGGAAGGGGTAGATTTCGATTTATAGGATTACCGCTCAAAATTCGTGGAGGTACCGGTTACCCCTGTGAGAGCTGTTGCGGTTTTCGAAAACAAGTAAAAAATTTGGGGCAATACGTTTAA